cagtaagcccaaaggcgtgacagctacaagtccgtattggctttatacatacggaagtaggaagcgggtcattccgtcagtggagggggttaaaacaaccgagtcagttgagaacataccccatttactgatggaaagattcggcggttcggtcgcatgtggcgaccgtgacaggacttaccaagtttgtagaataatggctgcaataaaagtgttttatatgaacttgtagtttcaagaaaattttaaatttaaaattctgttgtagacaaatataccacaattggtaagttcaagatgACAACcggcaaagcagcaaaagaaagtccaatagaagGAGTTAAACAAggaatacttggtttaataaacatttctattaggcacgaaatacagcagcataagatggagtcgaatagtaacaaacaagacgaaaacattacaaggtcagacccagaattagggaccatagatactgttgtagggttggaaaatcttataggtgaatccacacccacaagacaggagaaacgggaagtgaaaccaaaggtagtgaaaagtgaacccaatgtatctgtggatgcaagtcacaagggagaggaattttgaattaacaagtttgttaaataggatgatggcgcaaattcgagaagggaatgctagtttgaaagcagaaatggctagtcatatatcccaattggatgaaaacctatctggtaaaataaaagccaatttagatattttgaatacgcaaagccagcgtatcacaaaggtaaacaaatcagtaaatagcattagggctgaaataacaaatgttcagagaaaagtcacagaaatagagaaaagatttgataccgaaattcagagaatagagaaatcagtggaacctttggttagtgaaaaattagaaccgataattgaaagtaaattacaggtgatagtaccagttgtaaagaaagattgttaaagaaacagcagctgatattgaaacactgcgcaataccatgttgagttttgatgcatgtgtgcaggagcaggaaaatacactgcgtaatgagataaaattgttaagtcagcaagttcagaatcagacgtttcttaactgtagtggtatcccattggtaatgcaaaaatcggaaatactgagtagggaggaaaaatacgatcctcaaaagaaacaaggtggatggcatccaatggattttataaaaaattgtgaacgtgtcttaccaacagacatgtcggataaagaaaaaattaatttagtaatagacgctttagcaggtcatgctaaacgttggggatttaatttggatatcgacaatttgaagtttacagacttcaaagaaaagttccttgaggaattctggagcacacaacagagagataggttgtggagagaattcgttgtcgccagaatgccagaacatgggcgtgggctcatgaaagaatactgtgaaggatggttcaagcgtttggagtatcttaaagatcgtagatcagaatcggagatagtgtgggagttgtggaaaaagctacctgacgattcaaagcgttatgtaggaggcactcatcgaacattcgatgaatttttagaaaaaatcgagaatgaagataggtggcgtgaaactagagagtttcgaggtttcagaaatcagaatggaatagtaaaaggtggtaggaatgaaccgcaaattaacatgatgagaggaagaggtcgaggaggtaactctcagcgagggagaggacactatcagggaaacgggatgcattatcaaaatcaggaaaactaaataccgcgcaggtcaagggcctaacgcgcgcggaaagaaagaaatagccaaaatatagggaagatcggagtagtcagtactatagtaggatagtgcgtcgttcgcctgaagagcagttacgtaaacgaaactttgcgaagtataatgcagggatacaaacagaggagagagagcagggaggaattattaaaggaaatgaagtaggaaaagaatatcggtcggatgtgaaggctcacgtgaatgaaataagtacaattcgaggtcagagtgacgaactgatgaaggaagagtcagagaaggcgttgtttgtcggtagggatggcaactgtgcagagaagCAGGGGCAAgggaggagtgatgtgacttatggtaaaaggttcgtacgaatagtcgacgaatcgcatcgagaaataattaaagagggaagggtggataagaaaaaggggcatagtgcagagacgcatgccgattcagaaattacctcgtatgcagaatatgtacatcagctcaaaagccagccagcacaattagaaagatcttccactcaagtgattagtttgtacccgaatatgacagtgttagaaagccataccgattatgatgtgtacctagtgacagcaggagtacatgactgtgatgaagattcttttaaagaaattagagaaagtgtatctaaccaagagaaagagtgttgtgatccctgtagtactgaagcaaatgagttgagtgagactggaattccattagtaggggaaaataatgaaagtaagagtggcgaatgcactatccaacaaagggaaagtagagaaattgattataatttgcgagaattatttgaatccgaagaaggccatatttctaaggaggaggaattatcatcagaatcatcagaaagcacccagggagaaaaagaagtaaaggaagtttccgatcccgcaaccgagagttcaggcatgacagattcgaatgagaacgagatggcattaaagagcctagacgaaggactattggaaaaagtggtaaaagaatttaggatgaaaaggagaaagaaacctccagatggaatggtcagtataaaaacaggaaaaataatatggcaagacttagcggtggaaaaggatttattatgggaagataaagaaagtatgaaagaggacaataggatgcaaacaatcctgcccattaatgtatgtgggtacgatttatatgtattgttggatacgggtgctcaaataagtgctatttcgcacgcatttcttgagatgatcaaagagcaacgaggagtagtcatgatgccagtaacaggtgttaaagtgataggggcgacagggaaatgtagtaaacctgttaaacatcaagtgatgatggaatttaagataaaaaacaagctattttcgaatgcatttttagtagttccagagctcaatgccgagatcattttaggcattgactggttaataaaacagaaagtaattatagattgtgacaaagggataatagtttgtaaagttgatagtgcggtattagaaataccatttgaatcatctagagtaatggaagagaaccagctgggatgggtagaatttagagatgatcatgattcaggaataggtcaaaaattcgattggtttctggtgaggcagatagttgaagatggaaataaggagacactccttcgaaatgtagtggataaaacggaaggactatctgatgcccaaagggaggatctatggcaaattctgaaagaaaatcaggaggtatttttggacaaaccgggacgagtgataaattatgagtactgcatggaggtagaggagcatgaacctttctttaaaccaccatataatgtacccttgtctaagaaagaagcagttcaaaaagaaatagataaaatggtttcatgtggggtcattgaacggagttctagcccatataataacccattggtgatagtaggtaagaaagatggaagtgtacgaatagtgatagatgctcgtactgtgaataaagtagtgaagagggagttggatcgtccagagaacatagataatttattgcagaagtttaatggtgtaaagtatatgactagtttagacctaactgcagggtactggcaaatcccattaagtgaggagtctaggaagtacacggcatttttattcaatggcaaatgctaccatttcacagtggtaccatttggcctaaatacttccgtttcagtgttcattcgggctttagacaaaattttagggagtgaacttagttcgctaatcacggtttatgtagatgatctgttaattgctacaaggacatgggaagagcacatggagttatgcgacagggtgttcaaagctttaattaaaggaggaatgaccctgaacctgaaaaaatgcgagtttgtgaagaaagaaataaagtttttaggtcacatagtaacaccagagggaattgaaaaggatcccaataaagtcaaagcaataagaaattgtccggctcccaagaataaaaaacaactaaagtcatttataggactttgttccttttatcgtaagtatgtggatgatcaggtgttcaatagcccacatctgaacaacctacttaagaagaacactgtgtatatatggactgaggaatgtgaaacagcattcaaccggctaaaagacaatttggctaaaaacataaagttatggcacccttacctgtgtgaaccattccacatggcaacagatagttcagattatggattgggagtatccatatttcaggaggtaatgatagatgggggaaaaactcatagacaaatagcatttgcgagtagaaccatgtctaagtacgaaagaaactatacagtttcagagaaggaggatttagctatagtatggggttttaggaaatttcaacttttcttatggggacataagactgtggtccatacagaccacaaagctttaatatttttgaaggactgcagattgttacataacaggttgaccagatgggcgctgtttttacaacaatttgatatagagatcaagtatgttacaGGGAAAGAACATgtagtaccggatgctttgtcgagattaccggaaggatgtgagacactagaaagtgtaaagaatagggaagatgtttttgaggtgaattacttcaaaaaagcggaaggaagagaaaaaattagggaaatatgtcggaatatgcgaagatatcaaagtgatgatgatgcactcaagtcggtaaaggtcaagtttgacaatccagacgcaactaacataagggcttcatataaaatacataaaggtgtactgtatcttcaaagattaaataatccagggaagtggagagtatgttggccggaacaacacactgaagtgctgatagattatgttcacttggcatatggccattgtggtgcacggaagtgtaccgataagttagatgaatgcattacctctaacaacatggcacgaagtgtagcacagaggataagatcttgtgatctatgccaaaaggcgaaagtaacaaatgcaactaatcaagggcccatgcagtcaataaaacctgatgaagtattagaaatagtagcagtagatatctttggaccattaccgaaaaccatggggggttttgtgtacatatttgtagcagttgaacttttctcaaagtatataaagctatatcccttgagaaaagctactgccagagctgtgtatgataaaatggtgtgtgattattttgtgaaagtaggtaagccaaagagaatactatcagataatggtgttcagttttgctcaaaaatgtggaaggatgggataactgagaagcaggtagaagtggtacatatctcagcttatcacccatcaagcaatccggcagaaagatatatgcgtgagataggttggttatttaggacgtactgccatagtaaccacaagaagtggggcatgtatgtgagtgaattcgaagaaatcatgaattcattaacaaacgagagcactggatttactccagaagaaatcctgaaaaagacgagaagtaaaagtctagtagaagacctactagaatttccagatagagttgaattagattatgatagtaaaaagaacttagtaaaagacaagatgagaaaacaagcagatgcgagaattcgtcgtcatgacgaaaaagtaaggaatcctaaattcaaaataggtgatctcgttcttgtaaaaacacatgaaaagtcaagtgaaattaataacgagatcagcaaatttaaatatatatatatatataatggaccatttaaaatagtgtccatacccaatgtgaatgcttattatttagagtacccattaacaggcaaacgcctgggagtaagaagcatagtggatctcaaaaggtatgaaccacgaattctaccagattgaaaataaatatataaataaatattaaagtaaaccaatatgtaaatagttttgtttcttttgttctatgtgaaaggtaaatgttcactaaaatatgttgcagtattctaatgaaacttctagtttaagtagagactaaactgactgggaaagactgagcttctaagaaagccttaatagatgtgtaaataagtgttgtggaagaggtagaaaagtgaggaggtaaagtgaaaaggacgggcaataatgtaataggcgcataacgtgtgttttacttgcctgagataaaagaagtgtatttaaaattattgtaaaaaaaaaaaaagatgtttaaagtgtactgtgttcagaagtaagaaaattggaaagaatatatgtacatcatttatgtaatgttagcaggaaagagagaaagaattggtgtttaattttaaatatgtaatataagtaTCAAGGTGTAtctgtaagaaagggaaaacccttggtagaAAGCTTAACGAAAACTTCAGATTCATtgtaggagagacttcttattgaattatcactgttagatacttcaataagaagtggggcatgtgtaacggaactgaaatgatggtgggctgacagtaatttggagcccgcgcgtcggaaacgggcgcgctggtgtgagactgccagggagtgcaccctgatgccatctattggcgaaactgggaattagcgctacctgtcagacaatgcactaagctctcagagtcaaatgtattctttttcttggtaattataagttattactgtatgatttaatgttataaagcgctagtagtaaattattatgactggtatgaactccagggtaataaatataaatattcttaaatactaaatgatttcggtgaaaaggtggtaggggaacgcccccactcttggtgatacgagcgtagcaagaggtagctggagacacagggactgaacaatggaatgccCTGGGGAGTTTTGACGTGACCGgatgtgcgtaactgtgctcacgcaaaagcgattgtgcaacagcgaagaggcgaatatcgtcgccgtttgtggagtagaacgcgacgaatggttgtcgaagccgtctctatgccactggggctgattgtaagagttcctgcgcccagattttatggcggacgtgcagtagcttatacgagtgctacagctcgtagttccagccgccattaagggcacgaggcgtgaagagctgcgttagctacatgcatctcaccaccagcaccgacacgtctacccaaggcaagactgcttgcaattgttaagtcgaactttgtatacatgtaaaaggagaataccagttttcctttatgcaagtgcagaggacagaatatagtaatgagtaaaattacgacgcatgttgttcattgtaaagtgtagtaacctcaaacatagtgtagtgaaatcagactgaggccaccatcgcctctttcatttacaattcttttggttgtagaatactttagtgtataagaatgttgaaaagagcaatggccacaccagaatgagtcgcctatttatagttacttaaattgttctgagtaacctttcaagtaaaatcacttaactaattctatatcaattgttcaaagagtaatatccaaaatcattaaataagttgaaggatagaattttgttaacctaagttgcataaattgtcttggtggtaattaccaagccaactcacagaaattgagagagtatttgctttgtagaatcacctagaatgatcagaaatagtaatattcagaattaagtttaaaattcaactcacgccgtttcactttgaaatgagccaaaaaattgatttattcttttgctccttcagagctggcgaccgtagttataagtattttcaggaggattcgacggtaagtctgctgctctcgtcgtgctgataggattatccactgctgctagcagtggtgattggatacataagctcactaccaagttaagtgggtcaggtaggcagtgttactgtGTGAACTGtggggcactgtaggccgtggatcgaacccgttcaatcatcacagctctttgggaaatagtccggttaggagtgtactaatcattaggtaaatactggcgagtaacggtcaaaaatgtatacgcaagtgaatttagcaaggtccatgtagcacctacttaatgtcgtgcaatggcgagggtaggagtggagtaaaagtgagctgagcttgtggcagctgcgctgtattcgaagattaataacgtgaattcactactacctcttaccattaggactgagctatttacggttaaaatacgtagcagtaagcccaaaggcgtgacagctacaagtccgtattggctttatacatacggaagtaggaagcgggtcattccgtcagtggagggggttaaaacaaccgagtcagttgagaacataccccatttactgatggaaagattcggcggttcggtcgcaaggtctgcagtgagcttgtgtcggactgtgggtaattattcgaacagcccgtttttgtaaaattaaaatgtctttCAAATTAGATTTAGAACCGGCCCAGAACACTATTCCAAATGAGGCAACAGAATGAAAGTATCCAAAGTATGCCATTCTGATGCCTTCTAGAGTGCAAACATCTGCAATAACTCTCAGTGCAAAGCAGGCTGAGTTACGTCTGTGTGTAAGAAATTTTACATGGTGTTTCCAATTCATAACTTCATCTATACGCATTCTTAACACTTTTGCAAAGTGCACTCTCTCTATTAGTCTGTTATCCAGTTCTAGATTAATGTCTTCACTCTGAATCATTCTACCAAACTGTATATAATTAGTTTTCTTTGCATTGAGTGTAGTTTATTTGCACTGAACCAAGTCTCATTACTTTTTAGGGTTTTGTCAGTAGTTGACTGTAACGAGTTTTTAAAGTCGCTCACTATCAGGCTTGTGTCATCTGTATATAGTACAATTTTGGCTGTATCATATTATAACTGTAAATCATTGAGATATATGAGAAAGAGTAGTGGCCCTAAGATGCTGCCCTGGGGTACTCCTAAAGGAACTTCATTTGCTTCTTAAACTaaccttatttttttatttgaatttacagtggtgagctctacaatctgagatctgtttttgagatatgactcaaaccacattttaactcttcctctaatACCTACTGCTTCCAGCTTATCAAGGAGGATTTCATGGCAGACTGTATCGAAAGCTTTCGATAGATCTAAATTGATTCCTACTACACTtttgtttttctccaaatttttaattattttgttgggtgtagtctatgactgcagtttctgtgcttcgctTTGCacgaaaaccatgttgattactaTTCCACATATGTTTTTTCTTCAAGCACAACTTCAGTAATTCtactaataaaatattttggagCCCCCTTTACGCTCTCAAATTTTACTTTCACCCAATTCCCATTGTGTAATACCCTATCAGTAGACAGTTCTTCTGGTTTCTGAGTAGGTGGGGAGTCTTCTCTCTTTTCATAACTGTGATCACTGTTGTCACCATCACTATCTTCTTCAGATTCATTCACTGAATTCGACAAGTCATGAACACGAACACTCCTGCCAGGTGGTATGCTCAGTTTCCTTTTTCTACCTGGTTTTCGCAAATTATCATCAAGCCCACTTTGATTCGTTAAAAATTCAAGCAGGCTGTCATTAATATTGCCAGCGCTGCCTTCTCCACTTTCTTCAGATGACAACATTCCAAGAACTTGGTCTTCATTGAAAGGATAAACAGCAGTCTTCTTGAAACCTGAACAAATCCTATAGTTTGTTATAACATGTCAAGGGTTTCTTTCAAAAGTCGAGGAAAGTACTTCTTATCAATTCCTGAACACTTGTTAGTTCTGCTTTTCCAGTTCTCCAGAACCTGTCGCCAAGCCTGTTTCAATGGCCTAAAAATTGCGACATCTAGAGCTTGTGTAAGATGAGTTGAGTTTGATGGTAAGAAAACACACTCAATGTCATGTTTTTTGCACAAATCAATGACAGCTGGAGACAGATTAGAGCTCAAGTTGTCAACAATAATGGCttttcttcccccaaaacaacgaAAATAAGGTATCATTATAGACTCAAACCAATCTAAGAAACAGCTGCCATCCATCCAGCCTGATTTACTTCTGTTAAACCTTGCCCCAGCAGGACCACCTTCACTCCACAGATCGTATAGGTGTTTAGCTTTATATATCACGTACAGTGGCAATAGTGTGCCATCGCCTGTAGCAGCAAACATCACGCTTAGGCTACATTGGATTTTGTTTGATTTATAATCCTGTCAGGATATTTGCAGCGTCTTTTGTACAGAAGTTTTTTCCTTCCAGGGTTGTCCACCAGGTTTGTCTCACCATAATTTAATATTTGCTCTGGGGGAATAACATTAAGAGTTATTTTCAACTATTCAAAATAACGAACAATATCCTGTGAGGTAATTTTAGCTCAGCTTTGGGATATATTTTGATGTATTTGTGGAGAAATAGCTTTGTGTCTCTCAATGATAGATTGTGCCCAATCTGGACCTGGAAGATTGTTTTTAAATTCCTTTATTATTCTTCCTTCTGTATCCAAAGAGTACTTCACAAAACACTGTACATCAAACATGCTTAGTGGATGTCCCCCATCTTCCACAAGTAACAACACTTTCCACAATCTTCACTTCAGTTGGCACACCAAGAGCTGTTTGTCCTTCCCTCTTATTTCTGTTTTCAATTTCCTGCTTAGATATTTTGCTGTACCTTTGCAATACAAATTTCGCAGTTTTAAATTTTTCTGAAGCTTTTCGGAGTGACATCCCTTTTCTAATGGCTTCTATGGTCCTTTCCAGGTTCTCTTGTGTAACATGTTTGTGGCGATGACCTCTAGGATCATGCTGATATTTCCTAACCATGCTGTCCCTATTCACCCCTGAAAGTTAAAATAAAAGTTACAGTATAAGAGAAAATATATTACAGTACCTACTAAAAATGATTGTATCATAAATCTCTGAGCATGTCTCTTGTGCATAGTGATAATATTTACCTGGAAACTTTTGAAAAGATTCCTCAAAAGTATGTAGCACTTACAGCTGAAGTTTTACCgccaaaacaaaaacaacacaaacagaTGACGAAGTTAGAACAAGGCTGACAATTTTTGAAATAAGTCAAAGATGATAGTAACCAAGTACTTCAGAGAAACAAACTCATAAGGTGTTTCGGACATCAGATCTCACTACAGACAAATTACTTTTCGTTGTGTTAATAACACATAAAACTTTTTCCTGAACTGCTGTCCCTATTCAGACCTGAGTCCGTATTCACCCCAGTTAACAGTATGTATTGTATACATCTTGGATTATTATACTGTAGACATTTGTCCaactttatattattattattattgtgttaagaCTGACAACACCAGTTGCTTGTAAATATGCTCAAAGGTGGAATAAAACGTTTGTATTATATTGTACTGAAATAAGAAAGCTGTTGATTGTTATTACTTAATAGAAGAAACAAGAGCAGTTGACCCCACGACATACaggaaaactgaaattaaaaagaaaatcgctgTGGAGTTAAAATTAATATTCATTCAATAATGCTCTATGCCATAATGTTTTGTGGTATTGCAGATAAAATAAAGATAAAAGTATTCTACAGAAGAGAACAGTCAGAACACAGAGTTGATGTAAATAatggtgtaaataaaataaaaaaatgaacatCTTGCAGCAATGTCTTCAGGAACATAGAAATTCTTATATTTGTGTGTCAATACACATATCATGTAATATCTGGTATCTAGAATAAATGGAATTTTATATGCTGGTACAAAAGTTTGCTGGCAGACTTCAGACAGGGAATAGAAAATCTCAGTCAAAATGTAAGACTTCTTGCTGGGCACTCCTATAATATATTAGAATATATGGACCTCAAAATGCGGATAAAATGTAAAAGTACGCTCTGGACCTTGTCACAGTGTTACATAATTATATTATTCAGAAACTTGACTTGTATTCATGAAATTACTTTTCAGAACAGTATATAGGCCATATGGCTTCGCATGTATCAGGTACTATTTTGCTCAGTGCTTATTTGAACAATGCTGTAGGAAGTTTTAAATCTTTGCAACTTATTCCTATTATCAGAAATCGCAATACTGTTAAGAGCTGTTCATGTGGTGAAATTAATATTTAGCCATGTTTTATGAGGAACTATGAGAGTAAATACGTATTAATATGTCCCCATGTGCGTTCGTCAATAATTTCACCGGTCGCCGTGTACCTCATGAAGTAAATTAATATACGAAAACTGTCGTCGCTTAAGGAGCCACTGCCTTGGCCATTTAGACCGTCCTATCCTCCTCTGACACACTGATAATATTTTGCTAAGTCTAGCTGCAAACACAAAACACAATAGATTTCTCTACAAGCCAGGTTCAAACACGCAACAAAAGTGTCGCCACAGCTACACAGCTAGCGGCATACTGCGGTCGCAGTGCATTTACATGTGTGAACTCCCAGTTTTAGTGGTCAACTTAACAGACGCCACATTTGTCATGGCACAAAAAGTTCAACTTTATTGTACTTCGTTGTGCCACTGTCCTTCAGCCATTGCTCCCTGGCGGCAGTATTTCGAAACACAAGCATTCTGTCGCAGCTTTCGTGGAGTAATTTTGCTGCTGTACTCCATTCGGTCTCGGTATGTGTCCGTTTTATTACTGAAACAAGTGAAAACAGTGGTCGACAGGTACACTTTCACGGCCTCTGGAACTACAAGAACAGCAACGtatgtttgattttctgcagcagagtgtgtaaaCCAGTGACGTATTCCACAATCTTAAAACATTTTTggatgaataaagaaataaacttaATACACGCAAACCAAAAAAAGTGAGTCGTATAAACTTCGTGAGCTGCGAGACGAAACATTGTATCAGTTGTGGATTACATACAGAAAATAGCTCCAGAGTATGGTGTGGCAGCcgttaaactaaaaattaattaTTCGAAATGCCTATATTAATGAATACAAaaagattctaaaatcttggaagagt
This DNA window, taken from Schistocerca piceifrons isolate TAMUIC-IGC-003096 chromosome 4, iqSchPice1.1, whole genome shotgun sequence, encodes the following:
- the LOC124795880 gene encoding MFS-type transporter clz9-like, whose product is MFAATGDGTLLPLYVIYKAKHLYDLWSEGGPAGARFNRSKSGWMDGSCFLDWFESIMIPYFRCFGGRKAIIVDNLSSNLSPAVIDLCKKHDIECVFLPSNSTHLTQALDVAIFRPLKQAWRQVLENWKSRTNKCSGIDKKYFPRLLKETLDML